Proteins from one Paraburkholderia sp. BL10I2N1 genomic window:
- a CDS encoding branched-chain amino acid ABC transporter substrate-binding protein: MQHTMKGLAGATLVAVMSLAGTAQAQQSEDVKIGFAGPMTGAQAHYGKDFQNGITLAVEDMNATKPVIGGKPVRFVLDAADDQADPRTGTTVAQKLVDDGIKGMLGHFNSGTTIPASRIYANAGIPQIAMATAPEYTQQGFKTTFRMMTSDTQQGSVAGTFAVKNLGVKKIAIVDDRTAYGQGLADQFEKAAKAAGATIVAREYTNDKAVDFKAILTKLKAANPDLVYYGGADSQAGPMVKQMKTLGMKSPLMAGEMVKTDTFVKIAGDSANGTVASLAGLPLDEMPGGKDYVAKYKKRFNEDVQTYSPYAYDGAMAMFNAMKKANSTDPAKYLPLLAQTSMPAVTSKDLAYDPKGDLKNGGITLYKVVDGKWTTLQSVGGK; the protein is encoded by the coding sequence ATGCAACACACGATGAAAGGGCTGGCAGGCGCGACGCTCGTCGCGGTCATGTCGCTGGCGGGGACCGCACAGGCGCAACAGTCTGAAGACGTGAAGATCGGCTTTGCCGGTCCGATGACGGGTGCTCAGGCGCACTACGGCAAGGACTTCCAGAACGGCATCACGCTGGCCGTGGAAGACATGAACGCAACGAAGCCGGTGATTGGCGGCAAGCCGGTTCGCTTCGTGCTGGACGCAGCCGACGACCAGGCCGACCCGCGCACGGGTACGACGGTCGCACAGAAGCTCGTCGACGACGGCATCAAGGGCATGCTGGGCCACTTCAACTCCGGCACGACGATCCCGGCATCGCGCATTTACGCGAACGCAGGCATCCCGCAAATCGCGATGGCGACCGCACCCGAGTACACGCAACAGGGCTTCAAGACGACGTTCCGCATGATGACCTCCGACACGCAGCAAGGCTCGGTGGCTGGCACGTTCGCGGTGAAGAACCTGGGTGTGAAGAAGATCGCGATTGTCGACGACCGCACGGCTTACGGCCAGGGTCTGGCTGACCAGTTTGAAAAGGCGGCCAAGGCAGCGGGCGCCACGATCGTCGCGCGCGAATACACGAACGACAAGGCTGTCGACTTCAAGGCGATTCTGACGAAGCTGAAGGCGGCCAACCCGGATCTGGTCTACTACGGTGGTGCGGATTCGCAGGCAGGCCCGATGGTCAAGCAGATGAAGACGCTTGGCATGAAGTCGCCGCTGATGGCTGGCGAAATGGTCAAGACGGACACGTTCGTGAAGATCGCGGGCGACTCGGCAAACGGCACGGTGGCTTCGCTGGCTGGCCTGCCGCTGGACGAAATGCCGGGCGGCAAGGACTACGTCGCGAAGTACAAGAAGCGCTTCAACGAGGATGTGCAGACGTACTCGCCGTACGCTTACGACGGCGCGATGGCCATGTTCAACGCGATGAAGAAGGCGAACTCGACGGATCCGGCAAAGTACCTGCCGCTGCTCGCGCAGACGTCGATGCCGGCAGTGACGTCGAAGGACCTCGCGTATGACCCGAAGGGCGACCTGAAGAACGGCGGCATCACGCTGTACAAGGTTGTCGACGGCAAGTGGACGACGCTGCAAAGCGTCGGCGGCAAGTAA
- the putA gene encoding trifunctional transcriptional regulator/proline dehydrogenase/L-glutamate gamma-semialdehyde dehydrogenase — translation MASTTLGVKVDDLLRSRLKEAATRLERTPHWLIKQAIFAYLEKIEHGQLPPELSGLNGSTDLADGAAVESDEEGASHPFLEFAQNVQPQSVLRAAITAAYRRPEPECLPFLLGQARLPANLAGDVEALAAKLVETLRAKSKGGGVEGLIHEFSLSSQEGVALMCLAEALLRIPDRATRDALIRDKISKGDWKSHVGQAPSLFVNAATWGLMITGKLVTTNSETGLSSALTRLIGKGGEPLIRKGVDMAMRLMGEQFVTGENISEALANSRKYEARGFRYSYDMLGEAATTEADAQRYYASYEQAIHAIGKAAGGRGIYEGPGISIKLSALHARYSRSQQERTMNELLPRVRSLAILARRYDIGLNIDAEEADRLELSLDLLEALCFDPELAGWNGIGFVVQGYQKRCPFVIDYLIDLARRSRHRIMVRLVKGAYWDTEIKRAQVDGLEGYPVYTRKIYTDVSYLACAKKLLGAPDAVYPQFATHNAHTLSAIYHLAGQNYYPGQYEFQCLHGMGEPLYEEVTGRDKLNRPCRVYAPVGTHETLLAYLVRRLLENGANTSFVNRIADETVPIKDLIADPVEEASKIVPPGAPHAKIPLPRHLFGVERANSMGLDLSNEHRLASLSSALLASAHHPWRAAPMLEGDEITGGTARDVRNPADHRDLVGTVVEATPEHVSAALSHAVAAAPIWQATPVEARADCLARAADLLEAQMHTLMGLVVREAGKSLPNAVAEIREAIDFLRYYSTQIRTEFSNDTHRPLGPVVCISPWNFPLAIFMGQVAAALAAGNTVLAKPAEQTPLIAAQAVRILREAGVPAGAVQLLPGNGETVGAALVADARTRAVMFTGSTEVARLINKTLSSRLDADGKPIPLIAETGGQNAMIVDSSALAEQVVADVLQSSFDSAGQRCSALRVLCLQDDVADRTLEMLTGAMGELAVGNPDRLSIDVGPVIDADAKRGIDAHIAAMREKGRKVVQLPMPEGCAPGTFVPPTLIELDSIDELKREVFGPVLHVVRYRRSALDRLLDQIRTTGYGLTLGVHTRIDETIAHVISRAHVGNIYVNRNVIGAVVGVQPFGGEGLSGTGPKAGGALYLQRLLAKRPAGLPKSLAAALMVDAPSPSQNGPSQNGPSQNGIGIGDNPSSALTALRDWLIGEGQPALAARCDGYLSHVLAGATAVLPGPTGERNTYTLGARGTVLCVASTAGGARAQFAAVLATGNRALFEGAAGEQLVAALPAGLKQYASVRKSADAAFDGVLFEGDSDELLALVKEVAKRPGPIVSVQGVAARALEGGDEDYALERLLTERSVSVNTAAAGGNANLMTIG, via the coding sequence ATGGCGAGCACTACTCTTGGCGTCAAAGTCGACGACCTCCTCCGTTCCCGGCTGAAAGAAGCCGCCACGCGCCTCGAGCGCACGCCGCACTGGCTGATCAAGCAGGCCATCTTCGCGTACCTCGAAAAGATCGAACATGGCCAGCTGCCCCCTGAACTCTCGGGTTTGAACGGCTCGACCGATCTGGCCGACGGCGCGGCCGTCGAGTCGGACGAAGAAGGTGCGTCGCATCCGTTCCTCGAATTCGCCCAGAACGTGCAGCCGCAATCGGTGCTGAGGGCGGCGATCACGGCGGCGTATCGCCGGCCGGAGCCGGAATGTCTGCCGTTCCTGCTCGGCCAGGCGCGTCTGCCGGCCAATCTCGCGGGCGACGTCGAGGCGCTGGCCGCGAAGCTCGTCGAAACGCTGCGCGCCAAGAGCAAGGGTGGCGGCGTCGAAGGGTTGATCCACGAATTCTCGCTGTCGAGCCAGGAAGGCGTCGCGCTGATGTGTCTCGCCGAAGCGCTGCTGCGCATTCCGGATCGTGCGACCCGCGATGCGCTGATCCGCGACAAGATCAGCAAGGGCGACTGGAAATCGCATGTGGGTCAGGCGCCGTCGCTGTTCGTCAACGCCGCGACGTGGGGCTTGATGATCACCGGCAAGCTGGTGACGACCAATAGCGAAACGGGGCTTTCGTCGGCGCTCACGCGTCTGATCGGCAAGGGTGGCGAGCCGCTGATCAGAAAGGGTGTCGACATGGCGATGCGTCTCATGGGCGAGCAGTTCGTCACCGGCGAGAACATCTCCGAAGCACTCGCCAACAGCCGCAAGTACGAAGCACGTGGCTTCCGCTATTCGTACGACATGCTCGGCGAGGCGGCGACAACCGAAGCCGACGCACAACGCTACTACGCGTCGTACGAGCAGGCGATCCACGCGATCGGCAAGGCCGCGGGAGGCCGCGGCATCTACGAAGGCCCGGGCATCTCGATCAAGCTGTCGGCACTGCATGCACGCTATTCGCGCTCGCAGCAGGAACGCACGATGAACGAGCTGCTGCCGCGTGTGCGCTCGCTCGCGATCCTCGCGCGTCGCTACGACATCGGCCTGAACATCGACGCCGAAGAAGCCGACCGCCTCGAACTTTCGCTCGATCTGCTGGAAGCGCTGTGCTTCGATCCGGAGCTGGCCGGCTGGAACGGCATCGGTTTTGTCGTGCAGGGCTACCAGAAGCGCTGCCCGTTCGTGATCGATTACCTGATCGATCTCGCGCGCCGCAGCCGCCATCGCATCATGGTCCGGCTGGTGAAGGGCGCGTACTGGGATACGGAAATCAAGCGTGCCCAGGTGGATGGCCTCGAAGGCTATCCGGTGTACACCCGCAAGATCTACACGGACGTGTCGTACCTCGCCTGCGCGAAGAAGCTGCTCGGCGCGCCCGATGCGGTCTATCCGCAGTTCGCGACCCACAACGCGCATACGCTGTCGGCGATCTATCACCTCGCGGGCCAGAACTACTATCCTGGCCAGTACGAGTTCCAGTGCCTGCACGGCATGGGCGAGCCGCTGTATGAAGAAGTCACCGGCCGCGACAAGCTGAACCGTCCGTGCCGCGTGTACGCGCCGGTCGGCACTCACGAAACGCTGCTCGCGTACCTCGTGCGCCGTCTGCTGGAGAACGGTGCGAACACGTCGTTCGTGAACCGCATCGCCGACGAAACCGTGCCCATCAAGGACCTGATCGCCGATCCGGTCGAAGAAGCGTCGAAGATCGTGCCGCCGGGCGCACCGCACGCGAAGATCCCGCTGCCGCGCCACCTGTTCGGCGTGGAGCGTGCCAATTCGATGGGCCTCGACCTGTCGAACGAACATCGGCTGGCGTCGCTGTCGTCGGCATTGCTGGCGAGTGCGCATCATCCGTGGCGCGCGGCGCCGATGCTCGAAGGCGATGAAATCACTGGTGGCACCGCACGTGACGTGCGGAACCCGGCCGATCATCGTGACCTCGTCGGCACGGTCGTCGAAGCGACGCCTGAGCACGTGAGCGCCGCGCTGTCGCACGCTGTCGCCGCCGCGCCGATCTGGCAGGCGACGCCGGTCGAAGCGCGCGCCGATTGTCTCGCGCGCGCCGCCGATCTGCTCGAAGCGCAGATGCACACGCTGATGGGCCTGGTCGTGCGTGAAGCAGGCAAGTCGCTGCCGAACGCCGTGGCGGAAATCCGCGAAGCGATCGATTTCCTGCGCTATTACTCAACACAGATTCGCACCGAGTTCTCGAACGATACGCATCGTCCGCTCGGTCCGGTCGTGTGTATCAGCCCGTGGAACTTCCCGCTGGCGATTTTCATGGGCCAGGTGGCCGCGGCGCTCGCCGCCGGCAATACTGTGCTCGCCAAGCCTGCCGAGCAGACGCCGCTGATCGCCGCGCAAGCCGTTCGCATCCTGCGCGAAGCGGGCGTGCCGGCGGGTGCCGTGCAGCTGCTGCCGGGTAACGGCGAAACGGTCGGCGCCGCGCTGGTGGCCGATGCGCGTACGCGCGCCGTGATGTTCACCGGCTCGACGGAAGTCGCGCGCCTGATCAACAAGACGCTGTCCTCCAGGTTGGACGCCGACGGAAAGCCGATTCCGCTGATCGCGGAAACAGGCGGCCAGAACGCGATGATCGTCGATTCGTCGGCGCTCGCCGAGCAGGTGGTCGCGGACGTGCTGCAGTCGTCTTTCGACTCGGCCGGTCAACGGTGTTCCGCGCTGCGCGTTCTCTGTCTACAGGACGACGTCGCCGATCGCACGCTCGAAATGCTGACAGGTGCGATGGGCGAACTGGCGGTGGGCAATCCGGATCGTCTGTCGATCGACGTCGGTCCGGTGATCGACGCGGACGCGAAGCGCGGCATCGACGCGCACATCGCGGCGATGCGCGAGAAGGGGCGCAAGGTCGTTCAGCTGCCGATGCCGGAAGGCTGCGCGCCGGGCACATTCGTGCCGCCGACGCTGATCGAACTCGACAGCATCGACGAACTGAAGCGCGAGGTGTTCGGCCCGGTGCTGCACGTGGTGCGTTATCGCCGCAGTGCGCTCGACAGGCTGCTCGACCAGATCCGCACGACGGGCTACGGCCTGACGCTCGGCGTCCACACGCGGATCGACGAAACGATCGCGCATGTGATCAGCCGCGCGCATGTGGGCAACATTTATGTGAACCGCAACGTGATCGGTGCGGTGGTGGGTGTACAACCGTTCGGCGGCGAAGGCCTGTCGGGTACGGGCCCGAAAGCGGGCGGCGCGCTGTACCTGCAGCGCCTGCTGGCGAAGCGTCCGGCCGGTTTGCCAAAGTCGCTCGCAGCGGCGCTGATGGTCGATGCGCCATCTCCGTCCCAGAACGGGCCGTCCCAAAACGGGCCGTCCCAAAACGGAATCGGAATCGGCGACAATCCGTCTTCCGCGCTGACGGCACTGCGCGACTGGCTGATCGGCGAAGGACAGCCGGCGCTGGCGGCGCGTTGCGACGGTTATCTGTCGCACGTGCTGGCGGGGGCGACGGCGGTGTTGCCGGGGCCGACCGGTGAGCGCAACACCTATACGCTGGGCGCACGTGGCACGGTGCTGTGCGTGGCGTCGACCGCCGGCGGCGCGCGTGCGCAGTTCGCGGCCGTGCTGGCGACGGGCAACCGCGCGCTCTTCGAAGGCGCGGCAGGCGAGCAGCTGGTCGCCGCGTTGCCCGCAGGGTTGAAGCAATATGCAAGCGTGCGCAAGAGCGCCGATGCTGCCTTCGATGGAGTGCTCTTCGAAGGCGACAGCGACGAACTGCTCGCGCTCGTCAAGGAAGTCGCGAAACGTCCGGGACCGATCGTCTCGGTGCAGGGCGTGGCGGCACGCGCGCTGGAAGGCGGCGATGAAGATTACGCACTTGAACGTCTGTTGACGGAACGTTCGGTCAGCGTAAATACGGCAGCAGCAGGCGGCAATGCGAATTTGATGACGATCGGCTGA
- a CDS encoding putative sulfate exporter family transporter, which translates to MSDTNHSLPSGGHPANTDKDRGAHVTHRGGGLFSTEDWWAVWVGLLVIVIAWALFASGSSIKWLAVAPARWSSIGAAGADFVKHLPNYVALFLMFAVLFGVSLAALRQKVAHFLPSFLILFIASVLIFHLGAWVNAAKYNLEPPLVALALGLVISNVFRLPEWFSAGLRVEFYIKVGIVLLGATLPFTLLVWAGPVAVGQATIVSLVTFFVIFFAATAFGLDKRFAAVLGVGGAVCGVSAAIAIAGAVRAKREQASVAITLVILWAIVMIFVLPFASRSLGLSTGVAGAWIGTSEFADAAGIAAAQAYGDFAKSAADSIAGAPEASLQAFTLMKVVGRDIWIGIWAFLLAIVATTRWETEDSGVKAKANAGEIWARFPKFVIGFVIASALVTWIASHYSLADYRKVVTPEFVAPITALRTWAFIFCFFSIGLTTRVRSLTATGIKPFLAFTAGVVVNIAIGYVLSAHVFASYWNSLGQGS; encoded by the coding sequence ATGAGCGATACCAACCACAGCTTGCCGTCAGGCGGGCATCCAGCCAATACAGACAAGGATCGCGGCGCCCACGTGACGCACCGCGGCGGCGGTCTCTTTTCAACTGAAGACTGGTGGGCAGTCTGGGTTGGCCTGCTGGTCATTGTGATCGCCTGGGCGCTGTTCGCTTCGGGCAGCAGTATCAAATGGCTCGCAGTGGCGCCCGCCAGATGGTCGAGCATCGGCGCAGCGGGTGCGGATTTCGTCAAACACCTGCCGAACTACGTCGCGCTTTTCCTCATGTTCGCCGTGCTGTTCGGCGTGAGCCTCGCGGCGCTCCGACAGAAGGTCGCGCATTTCCTGCCGTCGTTCCTGATCCTCTTCATCGCGTCGGTGTTGATCTTCCATCTTGGGGCGTGGGTGAACGCGGCGAAGTACAACCTGGAGCCGCCGCTGGTTGCGCTGGCGCTCGGGCTCGTCATCTCGAACGTGTTCCGCTTGCCGGAATGGTTTTCCGCGGGCTTGCGCGTCGAGTTCTACATCAAGGTTGGTATCGTGCTGCTCGGTGCAACCTTGCCCTTCACGCTGCTGGTGTGGGCCGGGCCTGTGGCGGTCGGGCAGGCGACCATCGTGTCGCTGGTCACGTTCTTCGTCATCTTCTTTGCCGCCACGGCATTCGGTCTCGACAAGCGCTTCGCCGCCGTGCTCGGTGTAGGCGGCGCCGTCTGCGGCGTATCGGCGGCGATTGCGATTGCCGGTGCGGTGCGTGCGAAGCGTGAGCAGGCATCGGTGGCGATCACCCTCGTGATTCTGTGGGCGATCGTGATGATCTTCGTCTTGCCGTTCGCGTCGCGCTCGCTCGGATTGTCGACGGGCGTGGCCGGCGCATGGATCGGCACGTCAGAGTTTGCCGATGCGGCGGGCATCGCCGCGGCGCAGGCTTACGGCGACTTTGCGAAGAGCGCGGCGGACTCGATTGCCGGCGCGCCTGAGGCATCGCTGCAGGCGTTCACGCTGATGAAAGTGGTGGGCCGCGACATCTGGATCGGCATCTGGGCGTTCCTGCTGGCCATCGTTGCGACGACGCGCTGGGAAACCGAAGACAGCGGCGTCAAGGCAAAAGCGAACGCGGGCGAAATATGGGCACGCTTCCCGAAGTTCGTGATTGGTTTTGTGATCGCGTCGGCACTCGTGACATGGATCGCGAGCCACTATTCGCTCGCAGACTACCGCAAGGTCGTCACGCCGGAATTCGTCGCGCCGATTACCGCGCTGCGTACGTGGGCGTTCATCTTCTGCTTCTTCAGCATTGGGCTCACGACACGCGTGCGCTCGCTGACGGCCACGGGCATCAAACCGTTCCTCGCGTTCACGGCGGGCGTGGTGGTCAATATCGCCATCGGCTACGTGCTGTCCGCGCACGTGTTCGCGTCGTACTGGAATAGCCTCGGGCAGGGGTCGTGA
- a CDS encoding primosomal protein N', translated as MNSVFVRVALDHPLPTLFDYRCDVIPPPVAGMLVSVPFGKRDTVGLVHNVTAQSDVPAERVRAVNAVCSACPPLSAEWLALAAFAADYYQRGLGEVALPGLPQALRDATRWSRLLAPEERYRLLPAGREALPGALPARASALRRLADAVIEAGSLLAADARALHPKAIATLDSWQEQGWVALDVIVAADVREAGAQESSPVALPTLTDEQTAAVEAIGAADGFAPFLLHGVTGSGKTEVYLRALAELLAAQPDAQALVLVPEINLTPQFEAAFRARFAALDRGAIVTLHSGLAEGERARHWFAAHTGRARIVLGTRLAVLASLPKLAMIVVDEEHDPAYKQQEGLRYSARDLAIWRAKQLGIPVVLGSATPSLESWWQADQSRYTRLTLSRRAVAEAVLPAIKLIDLEEEHRRGRASVDGLSGPLIAALKARLERGEQSLVFLNRRGYAPVLSCEACGWVAGCPRCSAYVVLHKPERAMRCHHCGWESRIPRSCPDCGNVDIAPLGRGTQRVEETLAAAVPGARVLRIDADSTRRKGSAQALFSDVHAGEVDILVGTQMIAKGHDFQRVSLVGVLNADTALFSHDFRASERLFAQLMQVSGRAGRAGLPGEVLVQTRYPRHALYHALARHDYVGFAKSQLAERRDAHLPPFVYQALLRAEGRTLEAALAFLQQAAAVLSEIPAAERVTVYDAVPLTIVKVMHVHRAQLLIESASRGALQATLHAWQPVLRTLKGVLRWNLEVDPLDI; from the coding sequence TTGAACAGTGTTTTTGTCCGCGTCGCGCTGGATCACCCACTGCCGACCCTCTTCGACTACCGGTGTGACGTCATCCCGCCGCCAGTGGCGGGCATGCTCGTCAGTGTGCCGTTCGGCAAGCGGGACACGGTTGGGCTCGTCCACAATGTGACCGCTCAAAGCGACGTGCCGGCTGAGCGCGTCCGGGCGGTCAATGCTGTCTGCTCCGCCTGTCCGCCACTGTCGGCGGAGTGGCTCGCACTCGCTGCATTCGCCGCGGATTATTACCAGCGCGGCCTCGGCGAGGTGGCGTTGCCCGGCTTGCCGCAGGCGTTGCGCGATGCCACGCGCTGGAGCCGCCTGCTCGCGCCGGAGGAGCGCTACCGGTTGCTGCCCGCTGGGCGAGAGGCGTTGCCCGGCGCGTTGCCGGCACGAGCGAGCGCGCTGCGACGCCTTGCCGATGCCGTCATCGAAGCCGGCTCGCTACTGGCCGCCGATGCCCGTGCCCTTCACCCCAAGGCGATTGCGACGCTCGATTCATGGCAGGAGCAAGGCTGGGTCGCGCTAGACGTCATCGTAGCGGCGGATGTGCGCGAAGCTGGAGCCCAGGAATCATCGCCCGTAGCGCTGCCCACGTTGACCGACGAGCAGACCGCTGCCGTCGAGGCGATCGGTGCCGCTGACGGCTTCGCTCCCTTCCTGCTGCATGGCGTGACGGGCAGCGGAAAGACCGAGGTGTATCTGCGCGCCCTGGCCGAACTGCTCGCGGCGCAACCGGACGCCCAGGCGCTCGTCCTCGTCCCGGAGATCAATCTCACGCCGCAATTCGAGGCCGCGTTCCGCGCCCGCTTCGCGGCGCTCGACCGTGGCGCGATCGTCACGCTGCACAGCGGCCTTGCCGAAGGCGAGCGCGCCCGGCACTGGTTCGCCGCGCACACGGGCCGCGCACGCATTGTGCTGGGCACCCGGCTCGCGGTGCTGGCGTCGCTGCCGAAGCTGGCGATGATCGTCGTCGATGAAGAACACGATCCGGCGTACAAGCAGCAGGAAGGGTTGCGCTATTCAGCGCGCGATCTCGCGATCTGGCGCGCCAAGCAGCTTGGCATTCCGGTCGTGCTCGGCTCGGCGACGCCGTCACTGGAAAGCTGGTGGCAGGCCGATCAGAGCCGCTACACGCGGCTCACGCTGTCGCGCCGCGCCGTGGCCGAAGCGGTGTTGCCGGCGATCAAGCTCATCGACCTGGAAGAGGAGCATCGACGCGGGCGAGCTTCAGTGGATGGCTTGTCCGGGCCGTTGATTGCGGCGCTCAAAGCGCGTCTTGAGCGCGGCGAACAAAGCCTCGTGTTTCTCAACCGCCGCGGCTACGCGCCCGTGCTGTCGTGCGAGGCCTGTGGCTGGGTGGCCGGCTGTCCGCGTTGCAGCGCGTACGTCGTGCTGCACAAGCCGGAGCGCGCGATGCGCTGCCATCACTGCGGGTGGGAGTCGCGCATTCCGCGCTCGTGTCCGGATTGCGGCAACGTCGATATCGCGCCGCTCGGACGCGGTACCCAGCGCGTCGAAGAAACGCTGGCCGCGGCGGTTCCGGGCGCGCGTGTGCTGCGCATCGATGCCGACAGCACCCGGCGCAAGGGCAGTGCGCAAGCGCTCTTTTCGGACGTGCACGCGGGCGAAGTCGACATCCTTGTCGGCACGCAGATGATTGCGAAAGGGCATGATTTCCAGCGCGTGTCGCTGGTTGGTGTGCTCAATGCCGACACGGCGCTGTTCTCGCACGACTTCCGGGCGAGCGAGCGGCTGTTCGCGCAGCTGATGCAGGTGAGCGGTCGTGCTGGCCGTGCCGGGCTGCCGGGAGAAGTGCTGGTGCAGACGCGCTATCCGCGCCACGCGCTGTATCACGCGCTGGCCCGGCACGATTACGTCGGCTTTGCGAAGTCGCAACTCGCAGAACGCCGCGATGCCCATCTGCCGCCCTTCGTCTATCAAGCGCTGTTGCGCGCCGAGGGCCGCACACTCGAGGCTGCGCTGGCGTTTCTCCAGCAGGCGGCGGCCGTTCTGTCAGAGATCCCGGCGGCCGAACGTGTGACGGTGTATGACGCCGTGCCCCTGACGATCGTCAAGGTGATGCACGTGCACCGCGCGCAGCTGTTGATCGAAAGCGCCTCACGAGGCGCGCTGCAGGCGACCTTGCACGCCTGGCAACCCGTGTTGCGCACGCTCAAAGGGGTGCTGCGCTGGAACCTCGAAGTCGATCCGCTCGACATCTGA
- the hemE gene encoding uroporphyrinogen decarboxylase yields MVNTLLNDTFLRALMRQPTEYTPIWLMRQAGRYLPEYNATRSRAGSFLGLAKNPDYATEVTLQPLDRYPLDAAILFSDILTIPDAMGLGLDFQAGEGPKFARPVRTEDDVARLAVPDIDATLRYVTDAVSQIRRSLVDAQGRQRVPLIGFSGSPWTLACYMVEGGGSDDFRTVKSMLYARPDLMHRILEVNAKAVAAYLNAQIEAGAQAVMIFDTWGGALADGIYQRFSLHYIQQVVAQLKREHDGVKVPVITFTKGGGLWLEEIAATGVDAVGLDWTVNLAKARERVAGKVALQGNIDPSVLFAPPSTIRIEARAVLDSYGNHPGHVFNLGHGISQFTPPEHVAELVDEVHRHSRAIRAGHLSAPASPT; encoded by the coding sequence GTGGTCAATACTCTCCTGAACGACACCTTCCTGCGCGCGCTCATGCGCCAGCCGACCGAGTACACGCCGATCTGGCTGATGCGCCAGGCGGGCCGCTACCTGCCGGAGTACAACGCCACGCGCAGTCGCGCGGGCAGCTTTCTCGGCCTCGCGAAGAATCCCGATTACGCGACGGAAGTCACGTTGCAGCCGCTCGATCGTTATCCGCTCGACGCAGCGATCCTGTTTTCCGACATCCTGACCATTCCCGACGCGATGGGTCTCGGCCTGGATTTCCAGGCCGGCGAAGGTCCAAAATTCGCCCGCCCGGTCCGCACCGAAGACGACGTTGCGCGGCTCGCGGTGCCGGACATCGATGCGACGCTGCGCTACGTCACCGACGCCGTCAGCCAGATCCGCCGTTCGCTGGTCGATGCCCAGGGCCGCCAGCGCGTGCCGCTGATCGGCTTCTCGGGCAGCCCATGGACGCTCGCGTGCTACATGGTCGAAGGCGGCGGCTCAGACGACTTCCGCACGGTGAAGTCGATGCTGTACGCGCGTCCGGATCTGATGCACCGCATCCTTGAGGTGAACGCGAAGGCCGTTGCCGCCTATCTGAACGCGCAGATCGAAGCGGGCGCGCAGGCTGTGATGATTTTCGATACGTGGGGCGGCGCGCTTGCCGACGGAATCTATCAGCGTTTCTCGCTGCACTACATCCAGCAGGTTGTCGCGCAGCTCAAGCGCGAACACGATGGCGTAAAGGTACCCGTGATCACCTTCACGAAGGGCGGCGGCCTGTGGCTCGAAGAAATCGCCGCGACTGGAGTCGATGCCGTTGGACTCGACTGGACGGTGAATCTCGCGAAGGCGCGCGAGCGTGTGGCGGGCAAGGTTGCGCTGCAAGGCAATATCGACCCGTCGGTACTGTTCGCGCCGCCGTCGACGATTCGCATTGAGGCGCGTGCGGTGCTCGACAGCTACGGCAACCACCCTGGCCATGTGTTCAACCTGGGCCACGGAATCTCGCAGTTTACGCCGCCGGAGCATGTCGCCGAACTGGTCGACGAAGTGCACCGTCACAGCCGCGCGATTCGTGCCGGTCACCTCTCCGCACCCGCTTCCCCGACGTGA
- a CDS encoding transporter substrate-binding domain-containing protein codes for MKKAALALLGALLCAGAAHAQTASATSAPASRLDEVIASGTLRACTTGDYKPYSFYKPDGQFEGIDIDMAESLAHSLGVKAEFVKTSWSNLMNDFVAKCDIGIGGVSTTLDRQKRAFFTEAYMIDGKTPIVRCDDVSKYQTVAQIDQPSTRVIVNPGGTNEKFAKQFFPHANLTVYPDNVTVFKQILAGKADVMVTDASETLLQQKLNPGLCSVHPDKPFQYGEKAWLVPRGDVAFQQYVDQWLHLARATGEYQAIQDKWLK; via the coding sequence ATGAAGAAAGCCGCACTTGCATTGCTCGGCGCCCTGCTCTGCGCCGGCGCTGCCCACGCCCAGACGGCCAGTGCCACGAGCGCGCCCGCATCCCGCCTCGACGAAGTCATCGCGAGCGGCACGCTGCGCGCCTGCACGACCGGAGACTACAAGCCGTACTCGTTCTACAAGCCGGACGGCCAGTTCGAAGGCATCGATATCGACATGGCCGAGTCGCTCGCGCACTCGCTGGGCGTTAAGGCGGAGTTCGTCAAGACGTCGTGGTCAAACCTGATGAACGACTTCGTCGCTAAATGCGACATCGGGATCGGCGGCGTATCGACCACGCTCGACCGGCAAAAGCGTGCGTTCTTCACCGAGGCGTACATGATCGACGGCAAAACGCCGATCGTACGTTGTGACGACGTCAGCAAGTACCAGACCGTCGCGCAGATCGACCAGCCGTCCACGCGCGTCATCGTCAATCCGGGCGGCACCAATGAGAAATTCGCGAAGCAGTTTTTCCCGCACGCGAACCTGACGGTCTACCCGGACAACGTGACGGTGTTCAAACAGATTCTTGCTGGCAAGGCCGACGTGATGGTCACGGACGCATCCGAAACCCTGCTGCAACAGAAGCTGAATCCGGGCCTGTGCTCGGTTCATCCGGACAAGCCGTTCCAGTACGGTGAAAAGGCATGGCTGGTGCCGCGCGGCGACGTGGCCTTCCAGCAGTATGTCGACCAGTGGCTGCACCTTGCGCGCGCAACCGGCGAGTATCAGGCGATCCAGGACAAATGGCTGAAGTAA